CATGCGGCTGCGCCCCGGATTCGCGCGCCACGGCTGCCACGGCACTGGCCAGGTCGCCATAACCCACATCGCGGAATACGTAATTCAGGCCCAGCCGGTCGGCCGCTTCCTTGGCCTTGATACGCAGCAGCGGCACATCGGCCTGCGCCAGGTAAACAAGGTCGCGGTAATTGCCGAACAGGCTCTCAAGCATCTCCGGGTGCCGATCCAGCGCAAGCCCTTCCCAGATCAGCCGGTCGAAATGCTTGACCAGGAAATCGGTGACGAAAAAGCTTCCGACCTCTGCCTCGGTAATGTCCTCGAATACCGGGCTGGTGGCATAGAATTCATAGCAATGGGCATGCGGCAGCCGCTCTGCATCATGGCGGGTCAGC
This genomic interval from Paraurantiacibacter namhicola contains the following:
- a CDS encoding DUF1638 domain-containing protein, producing the protein MARRARPQGESGAVGATLATTTRNPDGPALILACGALANEIIALRKQLGVGEDALVLHCLPAELHNRPAQIAPRVDEFLAQHREKYSQVLIGYGDCGTGGALDAVLTRHDAERLPHAHCYEFYATSPVFEDITEAEVGSFFVTDFLVKHFDRLIWEGLALDRHPEMLESLFGNYRDLVYLAQADVPLLRIKAKEAADRLGLNYVFRDVGYGDLASAVAAVARESGAQPHV